Proteins encoded within one genomic window of Mesobacillus subterraneus:
- a CDS encoding putative minor capsid protein: MVKPIPRHVLIHTVTYEEFQQGDGINTEDGFKPSVTLMNVRVQSLSNIRRNSTAEGIEYDAILFFDVAHSLSTGSFEFVEKSKVIFNGKVMLVEKVNPVVANELHHYEIGMK, translated from the coding sequence TTGGTTAAACCAATTCCGAGACATGTGTTGATACACACCGTCACCTATGAAGAGTTTCAACAAGGGGACGGAATCAATACAGAAGACGGCTTTAAACCTTCTGTAACCTTAATGAATGTTCGTGTACAATCCTTATCCAATATTCGACGCAACAGTACAGCAGAGGGAATTGAGTACGATGCGATTCTATTTTTTGACGTTGCTCATTCATTGTCCACTGGCTCTTTTGAGTTTGTTGAGAAGTCTAAGGTTATCTTTAACGGCAAAGTCATGTTAGTGGAAAAGGTGAATCCTGTAGTAGCAAACGAACTTCATCATTATGAGATCGGTATGAAATAG
- a CDS encoding capsid protein, producing MPPVNYATLYLQALQQKFTAGLFFNELYNTPNNQRIKWLSAKTIQIPRIDVSGMTDHDREAVGSFSRKVDNSWETKTLGHDREFRTLVDPVDVDESNMALTIANITSVFNDEQKIPEMDKYMASKLYAEFTGYGQTAVTTALDDAVILDAYDTMMEEMDEAEVPAEGRILYVTPAVNTMLKNAQKLQRYIRVDSNAGSVARGVRSLDDVSIKVVSSARMKTLYNFTVGAVADATGFQINMILIHPSAIIAPQKYEFVDLDQPTAATGGKYLYFERKYWDVFVIERKAPGIKIHRNAVAG from the coding sequence ATGCCTCCAGTAAACTATGCAACTCTTTATTTACAAGCTTTACAGCAAAAATTCACAGCCGGACTATTCTTTAACGAACTGTACAACACACCAAATAACCAACGAATTAAATGGCTCAGTGCGAAGACAATTCAAATCCCTCGCATTGACGTATCCGGCATGACCGATCATGACAGGGAGGCTGTTGGCTCGTTCTCTCGTAAGGTTGATAACAGCTGGGAAACTAAAACACTTGGCCACGATCGCGAATTCCGTACCCTTGTGGATCCGGTTGATGTGGACGAATCAAACATGGCTCTTACCATTGCGAATATCACTAGTGTTTTCAATGATGAGCAAAAGATTCCGGAAATGGACAAGTATATGGCTTCCAAGCTTTATGCTGAATTTACAGGTTACGGTCAAACTGCAGTCACTACTGCTTTGGATGACGCGGTTATCCTGGATGCGTACGATACAATGATGGAAGAAATGGATGAGGCAGAAGTACCGGCTGAAGGTCGTATTTTGTATGTCACTCCTGCTGTTAACACAATGCTGAAAAACGCCCAGAAGTTGCAGCGTTATATCCGGGTGGATAGTAATGCTGGCAGCGTTGCTCGTGGAGTCCGTTCGCTTGATGATGTCAGTATCAAAGTTGTATCTTCTGCCAGAATGAAAACTCTTTATAACTTCACAGTTGGCGCTGTAGCTGATGCAACTGGTTTCCAGATTAACATGATCTTGATTCATCCATCTGCTATTATTGCTCCACAGAAATACGAGTTCGTGGACCTAGATCAGCCTACTGCAGCAACAGGCGGCAAGTATCTCTATTTCGAGCGTAAATACTGGGATGTCTTTGTTATCGAGCGCAAGGCTCCTGGAATTAAAATTCATAGAAACGCAGTAGCAGGTTAA
- a CDS encoding phage minor capsid protein, with amino-acid sequence MDPLQQQQLAMPTVEVFLSIEEQLLINIAKQLKKHHSLLDAENIVTWQAEQLAMMGELNRQNIIAIAKYSGMAVDEVSKALEQAGYSTVEEYEGTLQEAVQEGVLLQPPSVEASQALQDVLAAYQGQALDTFNLINTTLLNQSQQAYLDIVNQSVGKVLAGSVTPQDVLREFVSKTASKGIPALIDKAGRRWSTEAYLNAVMRSTVNNVANEMQDARMDEYGVDLIEVSSHLGARPKCAKDQGKIYSRSGYSNRFPSLSMTSYGEPDGLFGVNCRHLKYPYLPGYSIKRFQPYNQEENKKVYEESQQQRLLERRIRTAKRELYMMQAMGDEVGIKMAKQKVRERQALVREFIDATGRTRNREREQVY; translated from the coding sequence ATGGATCCACTCCAACAGCAACAATTAGCAATGCCAACCGTGGAAGTTTTCCTTTCGATTGAAGAGCAGTTGCTTATTAATATTGCGAAACAGCTCAAAAAGCATCATTCTTTACTGGATGCTGAAAATATAGTCACTTGGCAAGCTGAGCAACTGGCCATGATGGGGGAACTTAATCGGCAAAACATCATAGCCATAGCAAAGTATTCCGGAATGGCCGTGGACGAAGTTTCAAAAGCTCTAGAACAGGCAGGTTACAGCACAGTTGAAGAGTATGAGGGAACGCTTCAGGAAGCTGTACAAGAAGGAGTGCTTTTGCAGCCGCCGAGCGTGGAAGCGAGCCAGGCTTTGCAAGATGTTTTAGCTGCTTATCAAGGACAGGCTTTGGATACATTCAACCTGATCAATACAACCCTACTGAATCAATCACAGCAAGCCTATCTAGACATTGTTAACCAATCGGTTGGCAAGGTATTAGCAGGGTCTGTTACTCCCCAGGATGTCCTAAGGGAGTTTGTCAGTAAAACGGCTTCAAAAGGTATTCCAGCCCTTATTGATAAAGCTGGTAGACGATGGTCCACAGAAGCTTACCTGAATGCTGTCATGAGGTCTACTGTGAACAATGTGGCCAATGAGATGCAGGATGCTAGAATGGATGAGTATGGAGTTGATTTGATTGAAGTGAGCTCTCACTTAGGAGCTAGACCAAAATGCGCTAAGGATCAAGGGAAGATATATTCCAGAAGTGGCTATAGCAATCGGTTTCCGTCTCTAAGCATGACGTCTTATGGTGAGCCGGACGGGTTGTTTGGCGTCAACTGCAGGCATCTAAAATATCCTTATCTTCCTGGTTACTCAATTAAAAGATTCCAACCCTACAACCAGGAAGAGAATAAGAAGGTCTATGAAGAAAGTCAACAACAGCGTTTGCTGGAAAGGCGCATCCGAACAGCAAAAAGAGAACTATATATGATGCAAGCGATGGGTGATGAGGTCGGTATTAAAATGGCCAAACAAAAAGTCAGAGAACGGCAGGCACTTGTAAGGGAGTTTATTGACGCTACCGGAAGAACACGAAATCGGGAAAGGGAGCAGGTGTATTGA
- a CDS encoding phage portal protein, whose translation MFKNIVARIKAVMYRMGLIKGVKKLAEHKDIQVNEEFYKHIDDWKALYKGYFSAWHDISYTTISGTKKRRMATLNMPKVVSQELATLIFNERCEINISETSLSENIHNVLKDNNFIKKFQDYLEFKFAMGGMVIKPYVAEDKMKLSYVTADCFVPISWDHDRIQEAVFPNEFRRGDKKYTHLEWHVWEGEEYVIRNEVYENKGSDDLGVKVSLKQFFPNLEEETRIIGYNRPGFVYFKPNTANNFDPASPLGISIFANALDTLHSLDIAFDSYQREFKLGKKRILVPDSAIKTVVDPETGKVSRYFDADDEVYQAFNMGDSEDKIHDISAELRVEEHISAINSLLNLLAMQVGFSSGSFTFDGDGVKTATEVVSENSKTFRTKQSHENLIEAGIQELVGAIVQVAELYDLFERPAKDYEVTVAFDDSIAEDQNAEISKQVQLVTNGLTSKKKSIMKIHGFSEEEAELLLKEIREDSATATAEGIDFFGMNRTSGGKKNAEVS comes from the coding sequence ATGTTCAAAAATATTGTGGCCCGGATAAAGGCGGTGATGTATAGAATGGGTTTGATCAAAGGGGTCAAGAAGCTGGCAGAACACAAGGATATCCAGGTGAACGAGGAATTTTATAAACATATCGATGACTGGAAGGCCCTGTATAAGGGCTATTTTAGTGCTTGGCACGATATCAGCTATACAACAATCTCCGGCACCAAGAAACGGCGAATGGCAACATTGAACATGCCTAAGGTTGTTTCTCAGGAGCTTGCTACTCTTATTTTCAATGAGCGCTGCGAGATTAATATCTCAGAAACTAGCCTTTCGGAAAACATTCATAATGTCTTGAAGGATAACAATTTCATTAAGAAGTTCCAGGACTATCTGGAGTTTAAATTCGCAATGGGAGGCATGGTGATTAAGCCTTATGTCGCTGAGGATAAAATGAAGCTATCCTATGTGACAGCTGACTGCTTTGTTCCGATCAGCTGGGATCATGATAGGATTCAAGAAGCTGTATTCCCCAATGAATTCAGAAGAGGAGATAAGAAATACACACACCTTGAATGGCATGTCTGGGAAGGTGAAGAGTATGTCATTCGGAATGAGGTCTACGAGAATAAAGGCTCGGATGATTTAGGCGTTAAGGTTTCTCTTAAGCAGTTCTTCCCAAACCTCGAAGAAGAGACGAGGATAATAGGGTATAATCGCCCTGGCTTTGTCTACTTCAAGCCGAATACAGCGAACAACTTTGATCCGGCGAGCCCGTTGGGAATATCCATTTTTGCAAATGCGCTTGATACTTTGCATTCTTTGGATATTGCCTTTGATTCATATCAGAGGGAATTCAAGCTGGGTAAGAAGAGGATCCTTGTCCCTGATTCAGCCATTAAAACAGTAGTAGATCCTGAAACTGGTAAGGTAAGTCGATATTTTGACGCAGACGATGAAGTTTACCAGGCGTTTAATATGGGAGATTCAGAGGATAAGATTCACGATATCTCAGCAGAGTTAAGGGTAGAAGAACATATATCTGCTATCAACTCCTTGCTCAATCTACTAGCCATGCAAGTAGGTTTCTCCTCTGGTTCCTTTACGTTCGATGGTGACGGAGTAAAGACTGCCACCGAGGTTGTTTCTGAAAACTCTAAGACCTTCCGGACTAAGCAGAGTCATGAGAACCTGATTGAAGCAGGGATTCAGGAACTTGTAGGGGCCATTGTCCAGGTTGCAGAGCTTTACGATCTGTTCGAACGTCCAGCCAAGGATTATGAGGTTACTGTAGCCTTTGATGACTCCATAGCTGAAGACCAGAACGCTGAGATTAGTAAACAAGTTCAATTGGTGACAAACGGCCTGACATCCAAAAAGAAGTCCATTATGAAAATCCACGGATTCTCTGAGGAAGAGGCTGAACTGCTGCTGAAGGAAATTCGAGAAGACAGCGCCACGGCTACAGCTGAAGGAATTGATTTCTTTGGAATGAACCGGACGTCAGGAGGCAAGAAAAATGCAGAGGTGTCCTAA
- a CDS encoding PBSX family phage terminase large subunit gives MSVTFSEKQLKTIRAPFDVTLDVNEGTPRSGKTTAGHFRYAYYLSVTPDENHLIAAYNQEQAYRLFIDGDGTGLKHIFGDLCKTKHDELGDHLEVHTPSGIKKVYYKGGGKVDSVKVITGMSLGSVVFCEINLLHMDMIQECFRRTFAARMRYHLADLNPPAPNHPVIEKVFDVQKTRWQHWTIQDNPIISEERKKDIYETLKKNPYLLQRDWEGKRVMPEGVIYGMFDMDKHIKQTLLGEPYEMYFTADGGQSDATSCSCNIVTRYEGKFRLNRVAHYYHSGKETGQVKAMSVYAKEIKEFVQWCVEKFQMRYSEFFVDPACKSLREELRLVGVATRGANNNAKDVKGTAKGIEVGIERAQNSLTNEQFFLVENDQFGHYHFIKEVGMYCRDDKGKPIDDFNHALDEFRYSNNYFYKRYVI, from the coding sequence ATGAGCGTAACTTTCTCCGAAAAGCAGCTGAAGACCATCCGGGCTCCTTTTGACGTCACATTAGACGTCAACGAGGGAACGCCCAGGAGTGGCAAAACAACAGCGGGACATTTTCGCTATGCCTATTATCTATCCGTGACACCTGATGAAAATCACTTGATTGCGGCATATAACCAGGAGCAGGCTTATAGGCTTTTTATCGATGGGGATGGCACCGGCTTAAAGCACATATTTGGTGACTTGTGCAAAACGAAACACGATGAGTTGGGAGACCATCTGGAGGTCCATACACCTTCAGGAATCAAAAAGGTCTACTACAAGGGTGGCGGTAAGGTTGATAGCGTGAAGGTCATTACCGGTATGTCACTAGGAAGCGTTGTTTTTTGCGAAATCAACCTGCTGCACATGGATATGATCCAGGAGTGTTTCAGGCGTACATTCGCGGCAAGGATGAGATATCACCTTGCTGACCTGAACCCACCGGCTCCGAACCATCCGGTTATCGAGAAGGTGTTTGATGTCCAGAAGACCCGATGGCAGCACTGGACGATCCAGGATAATCCCATCATCAGCGAAGAGCGGAAGAAGGATATCTATGAAACTCTGAAAAAGAACCCTTATCTTCTTCAACGTGACTGGGAAGGTAAGCGGGTCATGCCTGAAGGTGTCATTTATGGCATGTTCGACATGGACAAGCACATAAAGCAAACATTGCTTGGAGAACCTTACGAAATGTATTTCACTGCTGACGGTGGGCAATCAGATGCGACATCATGCAGCTGCAATATTGTTACCAGGTATGAAGGTAAGTTCCGTCTCAACAGAGTGGCACACTATTACCATAGTGGTAAGGAGACTGGCCAAGTGAAAGCTATGTCTGTGTATGCGAAAGAGATTAAAGAATTCGTTCAATGGTGCGTGGAGAAGTTCCAGATGCGTTATTCTGAGTTCTTTGTTGACCCAGCATGTAAGTCCCTCAGGGAGGAATTAAGACTTGTAGGAGTCGCTACCAGAGGGGCAAACAATAACGCAAAGGATGTTAAAGGAACAGCCAAAGGAATTGAGGTTGGGATTGAGCGCGCCCAGAACTCCCTAACAAACGAACAATTCTTTCTGGTGGAGAATGATCAGTTTGGCCATTACCACTTCATTAAGGAAGTAGGTATGTATTGCAGGGATGACAAAGGGAAGCCGATTGATGACTTTAACCACGCCCTCGATGAATTCAGGTACAGCAACAACTATTTCTATAAACGATATGTAATTTAG
- the terS gene encoding phage terminase small subunit, producing MAEKYVLAEKDYVKGMKYKDIAEKYDVSINTVKSWKKRYGWNRDRGAPSEKSVHTKKRGAPKGNINAKGNSGGSAPKGNQNAMTHGFFSKYLPVETLEIMDAMQDRSAADLIWDQIQIQYAAIIRSQQIMFVRDKGEMIKELKKSKYELVPDLDKRGEFKQVATEEEYEFQFAWDRQATFLNAQSRAMGEFRSLIKQFKELASMNDERRLKLEQMQTGINKAKKETEFIEERTKLLKGAQKDTTLLDALVDAVKGDKP from the coding sequence ATGGCTGAGAAATATGTGTTAGCCGAAAAAGATTATGTCAAAGGCATGAAGTACAAAGACATTGCCGAGAAATACGATGTCTCAATCAATACGGTCAAGTCATGGAAAAAACGATATGGCTGGAATCGTGATAGGGGTGCACCCTCAGAAAAAAGTGTGCACACAAAAAAACGTGGAGCTCCCAAAGGAAATATCAACGCTAAGGGTAATAGTGGGGGATCAGCACCAAAGGGAAACCAGAATGCTATGACTCATGGTTTCTTTTCAAAGTACCTCCCTGTCGAGACATTAGAAATAATGGATGCAATGCAGGATAGATCAGCAGCTGATTTAATCTGGGACCAGATACAGATCCAATATGCTGCCATCATCAGGTCTCAACAGATAATGTTCGTCCGAGATAAGGGCGAGATGATTAAGGAACTCAAGAAATCAAAGTATGAATTGGTTCCTGACCTTGATAAAAGAGGAGAATTTAAGCAGGTTGCTACCGAGGAAGAGTACGAATTTCAGTTTGCTTGGGACCGTCAAGCTACTTTCCTAAATGCTCAATCTAGGGCAATGGGTGAGTTTAGGAGCTTAATTAAGCAATTTAAGGAGCTGGCGTCAATGAATGACGAGAGACGTCTCAAGCTGGAGCAAATGCAAACCGGCATTAATAAGGCTAAGAAAGAGACGGAATTCATTGAAGAGCGAACCAAGTTGCTGAAGGGTGCCCAGAAGGATACCACGCTGCTTGATGCCCTGGTCGATGCTGTAAAGGGGGATAAACCATGA
- a CDS encoding sigma-70 family RNA polymerase sigma factor has protein sequence MIEQIEILLRDYQWMRREVDRLQNALYGYSAPMRSWGVAQYGIEAAMPKGSSGKSKAELEKMDLREERLYKRLLKYETRVYALEWAGELLEDEKEKVVYDCMLDGMSYRAIAYHVGLTRNQVKKTKDAILSQLSQKSQFVQLLNLEKFAC, from the coding sequence ATGATAGAACAGATTGAAATCCTATTACGTGATTATCAATGGATGCGACGAGAAGTAGACAGACTCCAGAACGCTCTCTATGGTTACTCGGCGCCTATGAGGAGTTGGGGTGTAGCTCAATATGGAATCGAAGCTGCTATGCCGAAGGGGTCATCAGGGAAAAGTAAGGCTGAGTTGGAGAAAATGGATTTGAGAGAAGAACGATTATATAAAAGACTCCTGAAATATGAAACTCGAGTGTATGCACTAGAGTGGGCAGGCGAATTGCTGGAGGACGAGAAGGAAAAGGTGGTTTATGACTGTATGCTAGACGGAATGAGTTATAGGGCTATTGCTTATCATGTTGGCTTGACTAGAAACCAAGTCAAAAAGACCAAAGATGCCATTTTGAGCCAATTGAGCCAAAAAAGCCAATTTGTGCAATTGTTGAATCTCGAAAAATTCGCATGCTAA
- a CDS encoding DUF3954 domain-containing protein — MNLALEKMTVEIDLMQNATYIVKDGHLTVVDTPPKGFGKQVISWQNGKPSHYELNYSNKL; from the coding sequence GTGAATCTAGCTTTAGAAAAAATGACTGTTGAAATTGATTTGATGCAAAACGCCACGTATATAGTAAAAGACGGCCATCTTACAGTAGTTGATACCCCACCAAAAGGGTTCGGCAAACAAGTAATTTCTTGGCAAAACGGGAAGCCATCTCATTACGAATTGAACTACTCAAATAAATTATAA
- a CDS encoding DUF3102 domain-containing protein, producing MSMNQLAERTPVLIATEINSIKDQTRKMFLFNSIEIGRRLVEAKQMVPHGEWGTWLQESVDYSQSTANNLMKIFDQYGADQLSLFGSDAKSQALGKLSYTQAVALLGIPDYEREEFIKENNVDSMSTRELLQAIKEKQEMAKKLKEAEKKAKEEQKAKEKIEKELKKLEVQSHDHSLIVDKLKKDLEAAQVSGDDEEILRLRKALSDKETELTESSGKIKSLERQLKEKPIDMPEIIEKVPEEVERELAELRNKAATQSSDKAISKFQFVFEGLVSEFKELLEVLEQIEDPGIKGKYRGAVKGLIEKMNERL from the coding sequence ATGAGCATGAATCAATTAGCAGAAAGAACGCCGGTCCTGATAGCCACAGAGATTAATAGCATCAAAGACCAGACCCGAAAAATGTTCTTGTTTAATAGCATTGAAATCGGTCGGCGTCTGGTTGAAGCGAAGCAAATGGTTCCACACGGCGAATGGGGAACCTGGTTACAGGAATCCGTGGATTACTCCCAAAGCACGGCCAATAACCTCATGAAGATATTCGATCAATACGGCGCTGACCAGCTGTCCCTTTTCGGTTCAGATGCAAAATCCCAAGCGCTTGGGAAATTAAGTTACACACAGGCCGTCGCGCTCTTGGGGATTCCTGATTATGAAAGGGAAGAATTCATTAAAGAGAATAATGTTGATTCAATGTCTACCAGGGAACTGCTGCAAGCAATAAAAGAAAAACAGGAAATGGCCAAGAAGCTGAAGGAAGCTGAAAAGAAAGCCAAGGAAGAGCAGAAGGCCAAAGAGAAAATCGAGAAAGAACTCAAAAAACTAGAAGTGCAGAGCCATGATCACAGCCTAATAGTGGACAAGCTGAAGAAGGATTTAGAGGCAGCACAGGTCTCAGGCGATGATGAAGAGATTCTCCGGTTACGTAAAGCCTTATCCGATAAAGAAACCGAATTGACCGAATCAAGTGGAAAAATTAAATCCCTTGAACGCCAGTTGAAAGAAAAGCCGATCGATATGCCGGAGATTATTGAGAAAGTTCCGGAAGAGGTTGAGAGGGAGCTCGCTGAACTTAGAAACAAAGCGGCCACCCAGAGCAGTGACAAAGCCATATCTAAATTTCAGTTTGTATTCGAAGGCCTGGTGTCCGAATTTAAGGAACTGCTTGAAGTGCTCGAACAGATTGAGGACCCTGGCATCAAAGGAAAGTATCGAGGTGCAGTAAAGGGGCTTATTGAAAAGATGAATGAAAGGTTGTAG
- a CDS encoding PcfJ domain-containing protein, giving the protein MAQDRRFERFSAHFSDEIGPGLKEFVVNDALLHSRYFFVKRVTSTIQRGFCTHCQKDYMVSGSKQLTHNEDWKCQHCQSLVLVKQAGRGRGKLLDEAYVIWYEKSLADPVAITATGYRVSMDYRENYKGETTYYPVTRYVFEKGKVQMMYRNNYAGVVTRKVQRYDGWSFANKPWTMIGKAGYTRNSKQSIESILKAVEGTFFKYGEWTHFANRNIDSIYFFSKFAKYPFIEYLWKMGMGELVKAMVEDHHLYRSVNMRGKTMEKILGLSKAEIKEWKASNIIMTPLLLHNYKWFRDRRVQIDWATAQACDHLLTGSYYQDKLNFILKHSPSLARIMKYALSQMKKDTKRYYSVTSLITNWKDYLDECIELKMDIKQESILMPNNLHKAHQKTTRAIKIKNDEVINKKIALQQRQLDRYRFEKDGLLIRPAVSSIEMFDEGENLNHCVGRYADRYAKGEIVIMFIRKADQPEKSYYTVELYRNTNEIVQCRGKNNSNPGKDVEKFLKDYKSEILSNKRKQKESKKSIRQEVAV; this is encoded by the coding sequence CGGCTCACTTCTCTGACGAGATCGGTCCAGGTTTAAAAGAATTTGTCGTCAATGACGCGTTGCTGCACAGTCGGTACTTTTTCGTAAAAAGAGTGACCTCGACTATCCAGAGAGGTTTCTGCACTCACTGTCAAAAGGATTACATGGTGTCCGGTTCCAAACAGCTTACTCATAACGAGGACTGGAAATGCCAGCATTGCCAATCGTTAGTTCTGGTCAAACAAGCTGGCAGGGGTAGAGGAAAACTTTTGGATGAGGCTTATGTAATTTGGTATGAAAAGTCTCTTGCAGATCCAGTGGCTATCACAGCAACAGGATACAGGGTGTCAATGGATTACAGGGAAAACTACAAAGGGGAAACAACCTACTATCCTGTTACCCGTTATGTTTTTGAAAAAGGAAAAGTTCAAATGATGTACAGGAATAATTATGCTGGCGTAGTCACCAGGAAGGTGCAAAGATACGACGGATGGAGTTTTGCCAATAAGCCCTGGACCATGATTGGGAAAGCCGGATACACCAGAAACTCTAAGCAATCGATTGAGAGTATCCTAAAGGCTGTCGAAGGTACATTCTTCAAGTACGGGGAATGGACACATTTTGCAAACAGAAATATCGATTCAATCTATTTCTTCTCTAAGTTTGCGAAATACCCCTTCATAGAATATCTCTGGAAGATGGGGATGGGCGAATTGGTTAAGGCGATGGTGGAAGATCATCATCTCTATCGAAGTGTGAACATGCGAGGAAAAACGATGGAGAAAATCCTCGGATTGTCAAAGGCGGAAATCAAGGAATGGAAAGCATCCAACATCATTATGACTCCTCTCCTGTTACACAACTATAAATGGTTCAGGGATAGACGGGTGCAAATAGACTGGGCAACAGCTCAAGCCTGTGACCACTTGTTGACGGGCAGTTATTATCAGGACAAGCTGAATTTCATTCTGAAACACTCGCCGTCCCTAGCCCGAATAATGAAATACGCACTAAGTCAGATGAAAAAGGATACGAAACGATATTACTCAGTCACAAGCCTGATTACCAACTGGAAAGATTACTTGGACGAGTGCATTGAACTTAAGATGGACATCAAGCAGGAAAGTATCTTGATGCCTAACAACTTGCATAAGGCTCATCAGAAGACAACAAGGGCTATCAAAATCAAGAACGATGAAGTTATCAATAAGAAAATCGCTTTACAGCAAAGGCAACTGGATAGGTACCGATTCGAAAAAGACGGCTTGCTTATTCGTCCAGCTGTATCAAGTATCGAGATGTTCGACGAAGGTGAGAACCTCAACCACTGTGTGGGTCGTTATGCTGATCGATACGCAAAGGGTGAAATTGTCATCATGTTCATACGGAAAGCTGATCAACCAGAAAAATCCTATTACACTGTCGAACTTTACCGAAACACAAATGAAATTGTTCAATGCAGAGGTAAAAACAATAGCAATCCAGGAAAAGACGTGGAGAAATTCCTGAAAGACTATAAATCTGAAATCTTATCAAACAAGCGAAAGCAGAAGGAATCGAAAAAATCCATTAGACAGGAGGTAGCAGTATGA